A part of Kitasatospora acidiphila genomic DNA contains:
- a CDS encoding helix-turn-helix transcriptional regulator yields the protein MASDDLLSPESSGIAGVEAASVLADEQRRRMYGFVRRARRPVTREEAAAEVGISAKLAAFHLDKLVAAGLLHARYESPGGIRRVGRKPKVYEPTEADIRISIPERRPDILAEILIDSVLTHEPGEEARAAALRTARRHGEEVGAAERTRTRPGRLGPQRSLTLSEAMLEEHGFEPDRQAPTELRLLNCPFHPLAARSPELVCGINHAFLCGFLAGLETHGIDAVLAPRPGQCCVELRAAASDNDKPPAGGDGGCAKHLESPTAETDEGPTP from the coding sequence GTGGCTTCCGATGATCTGCTCTCGCCCGAGTCGTCCGGCATCGCCGGCGTCGAGGCGGCCTCGGTCCTCGCGGACGAGCAGCGGCGCAGGATGTACGGCTTCGTTCGGCGCGCCCGACGGCCCGTCACCCGTGAGGAGGCGGCCGCCGAGGTCGGGATCTCGGCCAAGCTCGCCGCCTTCCACCTCGACAAGCTGGTCGCGGCCGGGCTGCTGCACGCCCGTTACGAGAGCCCCGGCGGCATCCGAAGGGTCGGCCGCAAGCCGAAGGTCTACGAGCCGACCGAGGCGGACATCCGCATCAGCATCCCCGAGCGCCGCCCCGACATCCTGGCTGAGATCCTGATCGACTCCGTCCTCACCCATGAACCCGGCGAGGAGGCGCGCGCCGCCGCACTGCGCACCGCCCGCCGGCACGGCGAGGAAGTCGGAGCCGCCGAACGCACCCGCACCCGCCCGGGCCGGCTCGGCCCCCAACGGTCCCTCACCCTCAGCGAGGCCATGCTCGAGGAACACGGCTTCGAACCGGACCGCCAGGCACCCACCGAACTGCGGCTACTCAACTGCCCCTTCCACCCCCTTGCCGCCCGCTCCCCCGAGCTGGTGTGCGGGATCAACCACGCCTTCCTCTGCGGCTTCCTCGCCGGCCTGGAAACCCACGGCATCGACGCTGTCCTGGCGCCCCGGCCCGGTCAGTGCTGCGTCGAACTACGCGCCGCCGCCTCCGACAACGACAAGCCCCCGGCGGGCGGCGACGGCGGCTGCGCGAAACACCTCGAAAGCCCAACTGCGGAGACGGACGAGGGCCCCACCCCGTAG
- a CDS encoding iron-containing alcohol dehydrogenase has product MAGNVSALNLLNIKRIGRRNTNMQWFKVPPKIYFERNSIKYLASMPNAHRIVIVTDRTMVEIGHLERVRGILDRRRDPVEVRVVDFVEPNPSIDTVRRGAELMRDFRPDTIVALGGGSPMDAAKVMWLMYEHPEVDFADLKEKFFDIRKRAFTFPDLGELAKLVCIPTTSGTGAEVTPFAVITDTATGQKYPLADYALTPSVAIVDPALTTRLPKDVTADTGFDALTHCIETYVSVYANDFTDGLALQGIRLIFDNLEPRTQVGPATAPITSDVIDYEEVLATLDQQLDWLAATYVHALDVIHYMHDKYAYERLEMALHDRDVRRTLACGIAGLAVAADSLSAIKHATVRPVRDDTGLAVDYLVEAEYPAYGNNDDRADAIAVRLVEEFMDKVRKQPAYRGAEHTQSVLTITSNVVYGKKTGATPDGRKAGEPFSPGANPMNGRDRHGYVAAALSVAKLPYEQAEDGISLTNTVTPDALGRTEEERITNLVGVLDGYTACHGFHMNVNVLGRDTLLDAMEHPEKYQQLTIRVSGYAVNFVRLTREQQLDVIGRTFHCPAACCSPTSGRPACGATRAVSRASPETPAPTGVGGSATTAPRTTAGPPARTALAR; this is encoded by the coding sequence GTGGCCGGGAACGTCTCGGCACTGAACCTGCTGAACATCAAGCGGATCGGGCGGCGCAACACCAACATGCAGTGGTTCAAGGTCCCGCCGAAGATCTACTTCGAGCGCAACAGCATCAAGTACCTGGCGAGCATGCCGAACGCGCACCGGATCGTCATCGTGACCGACCGGACCATGGTGGAGATCGGCCACCTGGAACGGGTCCGGGGAATCCTGGACCGCCGACGCGACCCGGTCGAGGTCCGGGTCGTCGACTTCGTCGAGCCCAACCCGAGCATCGACACCGTACGGCGGGGCGCCGAGCTCATGCGCGACTTCCGCCCCGACACCATCGTCGCGCTCGGCGGCGGCTCGCCGATGGACGCCGCCAAGGTGATGTGGCTGATGTACGAGCACCCGGAGGTCGACTTCGCCGACCTGAAGGAGAAGTTCTTCGACATCCGCAAGCGCGCCTTCACTTTCCCCGACCTGGGTGAACTGGCGAAGCTGGTGTGCATCCCGACCACCTCCGGCACCGGAGCCGAGGTCACCCCGTTCGCGGTGATCACCGACACCGCCACCGGCCAGAAGTACCCGCTCGCCGACTACGCGCTCACCCCGAGCGTGGCCATCGTCGACCCGGCGCTCACCACCCGCCTGCCCAAGGACGTCACCGCCGACACCGGCTTCGACGCCCTCACCCACTGCATCGAGACCTACGTCTCGGTCTACGCCAACGACTTCACCGACGGCCTCGCCCTGCAGGGCATCCGGCTGATCTTCGACAACCTGGAGCCACGCACCCAGGTCGGCCCCGCCACCGCTCCGATCACCAGCGACGTCATCGACTACGAGGAGGTGCTCGCCACACTCGACCAGCAGCTCGACTGGCTGGCCGCCACCTACGTCCACGCGCTGGACGTCATCCACTACATGCACGACAAGTACGCCTACGAGCGTCTGGAGATGGCCCTGCACGACCGCGACGTCCGGCGCACCCTGGCCTGCGGCATCGCCGGCCTCGCGGTGGCGGCCGACTCGCTCTCCGCCATCAAGCACGCGACCGTCCGCCCGGTGCGCGACGACACCGGCCTCGCTGTCGACTACCTCGTCGAGGCCGAGTACCCGGCCTACGGCAACAACGACGACCGGGCGGATGCCATCGCGGTGCGGCTGGTCGAGGAGTTCATGGACAAGGTCCGCAAGCAACCCGCCTACCGCGGCGCCGAGCACACCCAGTCCGTGCTGACCATCACCTCCAACGTCGTCTACGGCAAGAAGACCGGCGCCACCCCGGACGGCCGCAAGGCCGGCGAGCCGTTCTCCCCGGGCGCCAACCCGATGAACGGCCGCGACCGCCACGGCTACGTCGCCGCCGCCCTCTCCGTGGCCAAACTCCCCTACGAGCAGGCCGAGGACGGCATCTCCCTCACCAACACCGTCACCCCCGACGCGCTCGGCCGCACCGAGGAGGAGCGGATCACCAACCTGGTCGGCGTCCTCGACGGCTACACCGCCTGCCACGGCTTCCACATGAACGTCAACGTCCTGGGCCGCGACACCCTGCTCGACGCCATGGAACACCCCGAGAAGTACCAGCAGTTGACCATCCGGGTCAGCGGCTACGCGGTCAACTTCGTCCGACTCACCCGCGAGCAGCAGCTCGACGTGATCGGCCGCACCTTCCACTGCCCCGCTGCTTGCTGTAGTCCCACTTCCGGGCGACCAGCCTGCGGTGCCACGCGAGCAGTGTCCCGGGCGTCACCGGAAACACCTGCGCCCACCGGCGTCGGGGGATCAGCGACGACAGCGCCGCGAACCACAGCCGGTCCGCCGGCTCGTACCGCACTGGCGCGGTGA
- a CDS encoding universal stress protein: MSHAVVVGVDGSAQSAAAAEWAAYQAHRSGRVLRMIHAGGVEPALSAEPMDLVQSLPRPVLELRDRLAEVLPGLQISCKHVPGHPAYALVAAGDREGLLVIGSRGLGGLTGLLVGSVALRAAAHAACPVVLVRAGTDGDGGVQSDVVVGVDSTRPCAEVLAFAFEQAAERGAKLRALESRNLPTGRYVTAAPVDPPEITDALAAEALVRLQDALAPWREKFPEVRVEAGVTGWPAGRALVEASRSASLVVVGRRTPKIRPAVPGLGAVAHTVLHHTHSPVAVVPHD; this comes from the coding sequence ATGTCTCACGCTGTGGTGGTGGGAGTCGACGGATCGGCGCAGAGCGCGGCGGCGGCCGAGTGGGCGGCCTACCAGGCCCACCGGAGCGGCCGGGTGCTGCGGATGATCCACGCCGGTGGAGTGGAGCCGGCGCTGTCGGCGGAGCCTATGGACCTGGTGCAGTCGCTGCCCCGGCCGGTGCTCGAACTGCGGGACCGCCTCGCTGAGGTGCTGCCGGGCCTGCAGATCTCCTGCAAGCACGTGCCCGGCCACCCGGCCTACGCATTGGTCGCTGCCGGGGACCGGGAGGGTCTGCTGGTGATCGGCTCCCGCGGGCTCGGCGGGCTCACCGGACTGCTGGTCGGGTCGGTCGCGCTGCGTGCGGCGGCGCACGCCGCCTGCCCGGTGGTTCTGGTCCGGGCGGGCACGGACGGCGACGGCGGTGTGCAGTCCGACGTGGTGGTGGGGGTGGACAGCACCCGGCCCTGTGCCGAGGTACTCGCCTTCGCCTTCGAGCAGGCCGCCGAACGGGGGGCGAAGCTGCGGGCGTTGGAGAGCCGGAACCTGCCCACCGGGCGGTACGTGACGGCGGCTCCGGTGGACCCGCCGGAGATCACGGACGCCTTGGCAGCGGAAGCGCTGGTCCGGCTCCAGGACGCGCTGGCACCTTGGCGGGAGAAGTTCCCCGAGGTGCGCGTCGAGGCCGGGGTGACTGGCTGGCCGGCCGGGCGGGCACTGGTGGAGGCCTCCCGCAGCGCTTCGTTGGTGGTGGTGGGCCGGCGGACCCCGAAGATCCGGCCGGCCGTGCCCGGACTGGGCGCCGTGGCCCACACAGTGCTGCACCACACGCACAGCCCGGTCGCGGTGGTGCCGCACGACTGA
- a CDS encoding universal stress protein, whose amino-acid sequence MDLPVTVGVDGSDASLAAADWAAREALLRGRPLRVLHALPLMPHLLPSWSRQTRPAGDLLHEVRHVLAVRHPQLLVRTDEVHDAVTSALVAAGEDAELLVLGARGSGGFPELRVGSTALHIAARAGSPTVLLPANGPGAHPREQVVVGLDARRPAEAALLFAFLAAQSYGLPLRVVHAGAGPVGAGEGHHGESVLLARILEPWKAAHPQVEVIADTEGTAPGPALVEASAKARLLVLGRHPADRVGLLGPVAHAVLHHADCPVAVVPEA is encoded by the coding sequence ATGGACCTGCCCGTAACTGTCGGCGTCGACGGCTCCGACGCCAGCCTGGCGGCCGCCGACTGGGCCGCACGCGAGGCGCTGCTGCGCGGCCGCCCGCTGCGCGTGCTGCACGCCCTGCCCCTGATGCCGCACCTGCTCCCCAGCTGGAGCCGGCAGACCCGGCCCGCCGGTGACCTGCTCCACGAGGTCCGGCACGTCCTCGCGGTGCGCCACCCGCAGTTGCTGGTCCGCACCGACGAGGTCCACGATGCCGTCACCTCGGCGCTGGTCGCCGCAGGGGAGGATGCCGAGCTGCTGGTGCTCGGGGCACGCGGCAGCGGCGGCTTCCCGGAGCTTCGCGTCGGCTCCACCGCGCTGCACATCGCCGCCCGGGCGGGCAGCCCCACGGTGCTGCTCCCGGCGAACGGCCCGGGCGCGCATCCGCGCGAGCAGGTAGTGGTCGGGCTGGACGCCCGCCGCCCGGCCGAGGCGGCGCTGCTCTTCGCCTTCCTGGCCGCGCAGAGCTACGGCCTGCCGCTGCGGGTCGTGCATGCCGGGGCGGGGCCGGTGGGAGCGGGCGAGGGCCACCACGGTGAGAGCGTGCTGCTCGCCCGAATCCTGGAGCCCTGGAAGGCGGCCCATCCGCAGGTCGAGGTGATCGCGGACACCGAGGGCACCGCACCTGGCCCGGCGCTGGTGGAGGCGTCGGCCAAGGCACGGCTGCTGGTGCTCGGCCGCCACCCGGCGGATCGGGTCGGCCTGCTCGGCCCGGTGGCCCACGCCGTCCTGCACCACGCCGACTGCCCGGTTGCGGTCGTCCCCGAGGCATGA
- a CDS encoding phosphoketolase family protein produces the protein MTVTAASTPAEPSEAELRALDAHWRAANYLAAGQIYLMANPLLREPLRPEHIKPRLLGHWGTSPGLNLVYTHLNRVISGRDLDTVCVWGPGHGGPAVLAGSWLDGSYTDTYPSVTRDAEGMAKLFRQFSFPGGVPSHVAPETPGSIHEGGELGYALSHAYGAAFDNPALLVACVIGDGEAETGPLAASWHSDKFLDPVHDGAVLPVLHLNGYKIANPTVLSRLPEAELDALLRGYGHDPLYVTGADPMAVHRAMAAAMDTALDKIATIQYEARTDGSTRRPHWPMIVLRTPKGWTGPHEVDGVPVEGTWRAHQVPLDQVRTNPAHLAQLEAWLRSYRPEELFDEHGQPTAPVLACVPDGQRRLGANPHANGGLVLRELPLPALERYAVPVDKPGATLHEPTRVLGDLLEQVMADTAQRRDFRIVGPDETASNRLQAVYAATGKAWQADTLPVDEHLARDGRVLEILSEHTCQGWLEGYLLTGRHGLFSCYEAFVHIVDSMVNQHIKWLRTTRQIPWRAPIASLNYLLTSHVWRQDHNGFSHQDPGFVDHVLSKSPEAVRVYFPPDANTLLATADHVLRSRDYVNVVVAGKQPCFDWLSLEEARAHCARGAGVWEWAGTDDASGEPDVVLACAGDVPTQEVIAAAQLLRHHLPDLRVRVVNVVDLARLMPAEEHPHGMPDAEFDALFTRDKPVVFAYHGYPWLIHRLAYRRTVHPHLHVRGYKESGTTTTPFDMVVRNDLDRYRLVMDVIDRVPGLAVRAAAVRQQMADQRSRHHDWIREHGTDLPEIADWKPGN, from the coding sequence ATGACCGTCACCGCCGCTTCAACGCCCGCAGAGCCGAGCGAGGCCGAATTGCGGGCGCTCGATGCCCACTGGCGGGCCGCCAACTACCTGGCGGCCGGTCAGATCTACCTGATGGCCAACCCGCTGCTGCGCGAGCCGCTGCGCCCGGAGCACATCAAGCCGCGGCTGCTGGGCCACTGGGGGACCTCGCCGGGCCTGAACCTCGTGTACACCCACCTCAACCGGGTGATCTCCGGGCGTGACCTGGACACCGTCTGCGTCTGGGGCCCAGGCCATGGCGGCCCGGCAGTGCTGGCCGGCTCCTGGCTGGACGGCAGCTACACCGACACCTATCCGTCCGTCACCCGGGACGCCGAGGGCATGGCGAAGCTGTTCCGGCAGTTCTCCTTCCCCGGCGGCGTGCCCAGCCATGTCGCCCCCGAGACACCCGGCTCCATCCACGAGGGCGGCGAACTCGGCTACGCCCTCTCGCACGCCTACGGGGCCGCCTTCGACAACCCCGCCCTGCTGGTCGCCTGCGTGATCGGCGACGGCGAGGCCGAGACCGGACCGCTGGCAGCCTCCTGGCACAGTGACAAGTTCCTCGACCCGGTGCACGACGGCGCGGTACTGCCGGTCCTGCACCTCAACGGCTACAAGATCGCCAACCCGACGGTGCTCTCCCGCCTGCCCGAAGCCGAACTCGACGCCCTGCTGCGCGGCTACGGCCACGACCCGCTGTACGTCACCGGCGCGGACCCGATGGCCGTTCACCGCGCGATGGCCGCCGCCATGGACACCGCCCTCGACAAGATCGCCACGATCCAGTACGAGGCCCGCACCGACGGCTCCACCCGGCGCCCGCACTGGCCGATGATCGTGTTGCGCACCCCCAAGGGCTGGACCGGCCCGCACGAGGTGGACGGTGTCCCGGTGGAGGGCACCTGGCGGGCCCACCAGGTGCCGCTCGACCAGGTCCGCACCAACCCCGCCCACCTCGCCCAGCTGGAGGCATGGCTGCGCTCCTACCGCCCCGAGGAACTGTTCGACGAGCACGGGCAGCCCACCGCACCGGTCCTCGCCTGCGTCCCCGACGGACAGCGCCGTCTCGGCGCCAACCCGCACGCCAACGGCGGCCTGGTGCTGCGCGAGCTTCCCTTGCCCGCCCTGGAGCGCTACGCCGTCCCGGTCGACAAGCCCGGAGCCACCCTCCACGAACCCACCCGCGTGCTGGGCGACCTGCTCGAACAGGTGATGGCCGACACCGCGCAGCGCCGCGACTTCAGGATCGTCGGACCGGACGAGACCGCCTCCAACCGCCTCCAGGCCGTCTACGCCGCCACCGGCAAGGCATGGCAGGCTGACACCCTGCCGGTCGACGAGCACCTGGCCCGCGACGGCCGGGTCCTGGAGATCCTCTCCGAACACACCTGCCAGGGCTGGCTGGAGGGCTACCTGCTGACCGGCCGCCACGGCCTCTTCTCCTGCTACGAGGCGTTCGTCCACATTGTCGACTCGATGGTCAACCAGCACATCAAGTGGCTGCGCACCACCCGGCAGATCCCCTGGCGCGCCCCGATCGCCTCCCTCAACTACCTGCTCACCTCGCACGTCTGGCGCCAGGACCACAACGGCTTCTCCCACCAGGACCCCGGCTTCGTCGACCACGTCCTCAGCAAGAGCCCCGAAGCCGTGCGCGTCTACTTCCCGCCGGACGCCAACACCCTGCTCGCCACCGCCGACCACGTGCTGCGCAGCCGCGACTACGTCAACGTCGTCGTGGCCGGCAAGCAGCCCTGCTTCGACTGGCTGAGCCTGGAGGAGGCTCGCGCCCACTGCGCCCGCGGGGCCGGCGTCTGGGAGTGGGCCGGCACCGACGACGCCAGCGGCGAGCCGGACGTGGTGCTCGCCTGCGCCGGTGACGTACCGACCCAGGAGGTGATCGCCGCCGCACAGCTGCTGCGCCACCACCTGCCGGACCTGCGGGTACGCGTGGTGAACGTGGTCGACCTGGCCCGGCTGATGCCCGCCGAGGAGCACCCGCACGGCATGCCCGACGCCGAGTTCGACGCCCTGTTCACCCGCGACAAGCCGGTGGTCTTCGCCTACCACGGCTACCCCTGGCTGATCCACCGCCTCGCCTACCGCCGCACCGTCCACCCGCACCTGCACGTACGCGGATACAAGGAGTCCGGCACCACCACCACGCCCTTCGACATGGTCGTCCGCAACGACCTCGACCGCTACCGGCTGGTGATGGACGTCATCGACCGCGTCCCCGGCCTCGCCGTCCGAGCCGCCGCCGTCCGCCAGCAGATGGCCGACCAGCGCAGCCGGCACCACGACTGGATCCGCGAACACGGCACCGACCTGCCCGAGATCGCCGACTGGAAGCCCGGCAACTGA
- a CDS encoding oleate hydratase: MIDSGRQTKAYLVGGGIAALAAAAFLIRDGDVPGENIHILEQLPLPGGALDGGGSPEQAYVTRGGRMLEDEAYTCLWNLLDTIPTLDDPKVSVRQEITDFNRAWPTDAKARLIDRDHRIVDAARLGLDAHDRIELTRLLVLPESVIGARRIDEFFSEHFFTTNFWAMWRTTFAFQNWHSAIELKRYLLRFLQEFPRIHTLAGVRRTRLNQYDSIVRPLTAWLLEHGVRFEHGVTVTDVDFTEHDGIRRARRLHLDREGCREEVELADLDLAFITLGSMTADASYGDDRTAPGLVRDKRDGSWTLWETLARKAPDFGRPAVFNGSIPEAAWESFTLTMRSPALLRRIEEFSGNAAGTGALMTFKDSPWLLSIVVPRPPHFDGQPDDVFTLWGYGLFTGTPGEYTGKAMAESAGQEILTELLGQLGFEDIADEVRATTTVTTVMMPYITSQFAPRTVHDRPRVIPHGARNFAFLGQYVEIPEDVVFTVEYSVRGAMHAVYQLLGLKLPIPPVHHALAEPATALRALRTAFA; the protein is encoded by the coding sequence ATGATCGACAGTGGGCGTCAGACGAAGGCCTACCTGGTCGGCGGCGGGATCGCCGCCCTGGCCGCCGCGGCCTTCCTGATCCGCGACGGCGACGTACCCGGCGAGAACATCCACATCCTGGAGCAGCTCCCGCTCCCGGGCGGCGCCCTCGACGGCGGAGGCTCACCGGAGCAGGCATACGTGACGCGCGGCGGGCGGATGCTGGAGGACGAGGCGTACACCTGCCTGTGGAACCTGCTGGACACGATCCCCACCCTGGACGACCCGAAGGTCTCTGTCCGCCAGGAGATCACCGACTTCAACCGGGCATGGCCGACCGACGCCAAAGCCCGGCTGATCGACCGCGACCACCGGATCGTCGACGCCGCCCGCCTCGGCCTCGACGCGCACGACCGCATCGAGCTGACCCGTCTGCTGGTGCTGCCCGAATCGGTCATCGGCGCGCGCCGGATCGACGAGTTCTTCTCCGAGCATTTCTTCACCACGAACTTCTGGGCGATGTGGCGGACCACATTCGCGTTCCAGAACTGGCACAGCGCGATCGAGCTCAAGCGCTACCTGCTGCGGTTCCTCCAGGAGTTCCCGCGCATCCACACCCTGGCCGGGGTGCGCCGCACCCGTCTCAACCAGTACGACTCGATCGTGCGGCCGCTCACCGCGTGGCTGCTTGAGCACGGGGTGCGTTTCGAGCACGGCGTCACCGTCACCGATGTCGACTTCACCGAGCACGACGGCATCCGCCGCGCAAGGCGCCTGCACCTCGACCGCGAGGGCTGCCGCGAGGAGGTCGAACTCGCCGACCTCGACCTCGCGTTCATCACGCTCGGCTCGATGACCGCCGATGCCTCCTACGGCGATGACCGCACCGCGCCCGGGCTGGTCCGCGACAAGCGCGACGGCAGCTGGACGCTCTGGGAGACCCTCGCGCGCAAGGCGCCGGACTTCGGCCGGCCCGCCGTCTTCAATGGCAGCATCCCCGAGGCCGCCTGGGAGTCCTTCACCCTCACCATGCGCAGCCCGGCGCTGCTGAGGCGGATCGAGGAGTTCAGCGGCAACGCCGCGGGCACGGGCGCCCTGATGACCTTCAAGGACTCGCCCTGGCTGCTGTCGATCGTCGTCCCCCGCCCGCCGCACTTCGACGGCCAGCCGGACGACGTGTTCACCCTGTGGGGCTACGGCCTGTTCACCGGCACCCCCGGCGAGTACACCGGCAAGGCCATGGCCGAGTCCGCCGGGCAGGAGATCCTCACCGAACTCCTCGGCCAGCTCGGCTTCGAGGACATCGCCGACGAGGTCCGCGCCACCACGACCGTCACCACCGTGATGATGCCCTACATCACCAGCCAGTTCGCGCCGCGCACGGTGCACGACCGCCCGCGCGTGATCCCGCACGGCGCCCGCAACTTCGCCTTCCTCGGCCAGTACGTCGAGATCCCCGAGGACGTCGTCTTCACCGTCGAGTACTCCGTACGCGGCGCCATGCACGCCGTCTACCAGCTGCTCGGCCTCAAACTGCCCATCCCGCCGGTCCACCACGCGCTGGCCGAACCCGCCACGGCCCTGCGGGCCCTGCGGACCGCCTTCGCGTGA